The following are from one region of the Bacillus sp. (in: firmicutes) genome:
- a CDS encoding amino acid ABC transporter ATP-binding protein produces the protein MIKVENLHKTYGKLEVLKGITTTIANGAVVAIIGPSGSGKSTFLRCLNKLEEPSEGKIWIEEEEITNPKTNIMKVRQKIGMVFQHFHLFPHMTVLENLTYSPIKVKGLSKAEAEKKARALLEKVGLLNKANEYPSRLSGGQKQRVAIARALAMEPEAMLFDEPTSALDPEMVKEVLDVMKTLAHTGMTMAIVTHEMGFAKEVADRILFLDHGVLVEDAPPDEFFSNPKSERAKEFLAKVL, from the coding sequence GTGATTAAAGTAGAAAATTTGCATAAAACATATGGGAAATTAGAAGTGCTGAAAGGGATTACGACGACGATTGCTAATGGTGCTGTTGTTGCGATTATTGGCCCATCTGGTTCTGGAAAATCAACATTTTTAAGATGTTTAAATAAGTTAGAGGAACCTTCGGAAGGAAAGATATGGATTGAAGAGGAAGAAATAACCAATCCGAAAACAAATATAATGAAAGTAAGACAAAAAATCGGCATGGTTTTTCAACATTTTCACCTATTTCCGCATATGACAGTTCTTGAAAATTTAACGTATTCGCCAATCAAAGTCAAAGGCCTTTCAAAGGCAGAAGCTGAAAAAAAAGCAAGAGCGCTTTTAGAAAAAGTAGGGCTATTAAATAAAGCGAATGAATATCCTAGCCGTCTATCAGGTGGTCAAAAACAGCGTGTTGCAATTGCACGGGCGCTGGCGATGGAACCAGAGGCGATGTTATTTGATGAACCAACATCAGCTCTTGACCCGGAAATGGTAAAGGAAGTGCTCGATGTAATGAAAACACTGGCACATACAGGAATGACGATGGCGATTGTTACTCATGAAATGGGGTTTGCAAAGGAAGTTGCCGATCGTATTTTATTTTTAGATCATGGCGTTCTCGTTGAGGATGCACCACCAGATGAATTTTTTTCAAATCCGAAATCTGAGCGTGCTAAAGAATTTTTAGCGAAAGTATTATGA
- a CDS encoding aromatic acid exporter family protein → MLKIGTRTLKTAIGTVLAISIAKFFDLDHYASAGILTILCIQATKKKSVKTAWARFVAALIGIVFSFIFFEGIGYYPIVIGIILIFFIPVAVRLKVQEGLITSSVIILQFFNSQDMSITSIANGIFILIIGIGVALLMNLYMPSAENKLFALQKELEAQYKKILNEMSIYLKEGDHLWDGREITESYHIIQMAKTLAVRHRDNRFLGVDDDFYKYFKMREKQFEVIERMLSLVTSIKISMLHSKIIADLIDEIADAVHSGNTAILFLEKLEGLHKTFKEMPLPQTREEFEIRASLLNFLWELEKYLNIKRYYRESDV, encoded by the coding sequence ATGCTAAAAATAGGAACAAGAACTTTAAAAACAGCAATAGGAACCGTGCTTGCTATTAGCATTGCTAAATTTTTTGATTTAGACCATTACGCATCCGCAGGAATATTGACGATTCTTTGTATCCAAGCCACAAAAAAGAAATCAGTCAAAACAGCTTGGGCTAGATTTGTAGCCGCTCTTATTGGCATTGTTTTTTCATTCATCTTTTTTGAAGGAATCGGTTATTACCCGATTGTTATTGGGATTATACTAATATTTTTTATACCAGTAGCGGTACGTTTGAAAGTTCAAGAAGGGCTTATAACTAGCTCCGTAATCATTTTACAATTTTTTAATTCACAGGACATGTCGATCACTTCCATTGCGAATGGGATTTTTATTCTGATTATTGGCATCGGTGTGGCATTGTTAATGAATTTATATATGCCAAGTGCTGAGAATAAATTATTTGCTCTGCAAAAGGAGCTTGAAGCACAATATAAGAAAATCCTAAATGAAATGTCCATTTATTTAAAAGAAGGGGATCACCTTTGGGATGGCAGAGAAATTACGGAGTCCTATCATATTATTCAAATGGCAAAAACTTTGGCAGTACGTCATCGGGACAATCGTTTTTTAGGTGTCGACGATGATTTTTATAAATATTTTAAAATGAGAGAAAAACAATTTGAGGTCATCGAAAGGATGCTTTCCCTCGTTACATCAATAAAAATTTCAATGCTCCATTCTAAAATAATTGCCGATTTAATCGATGAGATTGCCGATGCCGTGCATTCTGGAAATACGGCGATTCTTTTTTTAGAAAAATTAGAGGGCTTGCACAAAACGTTTAAGGAGATGCCTCTGCCGCAAACACGGGAAGAGTTTGAAATTCGTGCGTCTTTGCTAAATTTTTTATGGGAACTTGAAAAGTATTTGAATATTAAAAGGTATTATCGGGAAAGCGATGTATGA
- a CDS encoding L,D-transpeptidase, whose product MLEKVLLTIMLLSPLWPIGQNPIVGDPFLIVNKKTNQLAYINEGKLQKIYTVATGQEDDLTPLGKFTITVKAINPYYRKKDIPGGAKENPLGTRWIGFDAENTDGRIYGVHGNNNPDSIGKYITQGCVRMYNEEVEEIFSEVPIGTQIVIVSSDQSFVRLGQKYGAIQQDNPNNLKSFLDNFILVTPSTSS is encoded by the coding sequence ATGCTTGAAAAGGTGCTACTTACGATTATGTTACTTTCACCATTATGGCCAATCGGACAAAATCCAATTGTCGGCGACCCGTTTCTAATCGTTAATAAAAAAACAAACCAACTAGCCTATATTAATGAGGGTAAGCTGCAAAAGATTTATACGGTTGCGACTGGACAAGAGGATGACTTAACACCGCTTGGAAAATTTACAATCACGGTAAAAGCCATCAATCCTTATTATCGAAAGAAGGACATCCCTGGTGGGGCTAAAGAAAATCCGCTTGGAACAAGGTGGATTGGCTTTGATGCAGAGAATACGGATGGAAGAATATATGGGGTTCACGGGAATAACAATCCCGATTCAATTGGAAAGTATATAACACAAGGCTGTGTACGAATGTATAATGAGGAAGTAGAGGAGATTTTCTCTGAAGTCCCAATCGGAACACAAATTGTCATTGTTTCATCTGACCAATCATTTGTTAGACTAGGCCAAAAATATGGTGCGATTCAACAAGACAATCCAAATAATTTAAAATCCTTTTTAGATAATTTTATTTTGGTCACTCCGAGTACATCTTCGTGA
- the prli42 gene encoding stressosome-associated protein Prli42 — protein sequence MNRKLMKIMVYLMLSTLLLTTLLAGISFLF from the coding sequence ATGAATCGTAAATTAATGAAAATCATGGTTTATTTAATGTTGTCCACGTTGCTATTAACAACTTTACTAGCTGGAATTAGTTTTTTATTTTAA
- the mce gene encoding methylmalonyl-CoA epimerase: MVKKIDHIGIAVKSIEASLPLYTENLKLELLGIEEVESEGVKVAFLKIGESKIELLEPLHSESPIAKYIEKRGEGIHHIALGVDGIEERIQEIKANGLRMVNEEPKTGAGGAQIAFMHPKSSGGVCFELCEKPEKGEK, from the coding sequence GTGGTAAAAAAGATAGACCATATTGGAATTGCGGTAAAATCAATTGAAGCATCATTACCGCTTTACACAGAAAATCTAAAATTAGAGCTTTTAGGGATTGAAGAAGTGGAATCAGAAGGAGTGAAAGTCGCATTTTTAAAAATTGGCGAATCAAAAATAGAATTGTTAGAACCGCTGCATAGTGAAAGCCCAATCGCAAAATATATTGAAAAAAGAGGAGAAGGTATTCATCATATAGCATTAGGTGTCGATGGTATCGAAGAAAGAATACAAGAAATTAAAGCAAATGGCTTGCGCATGGTCAATGAAGAGCCAAAGACAGGCGCAGGTGGCGCACAAATTGCTTTTATGCATCCAAAGTCATCTGGTGGTGTATGCTTTGAATTATGTGAAAAGCCTGAAAAGGGGGAGAAATAA
- a CDS encoding methylmalonyl-CoA carboxyltransferase: MDIFEKISELYDRRREVELGGGDARIEKQHEKGKLTARERIDLLLDKGTFVETDPFIDHRCVDFGMANQQGPGEGVVTGYGKVNGRIVFVFSQDFTVFGGALGEMHALKISKIMDLAAKNGAPVIGLNDSGGARIQEGVLSLDGYGQIFYRNSIYSGVVPQISVIMGPCAGGAVYSPAITDFVFMVNKTSQMFITGPKVIETVTGEKISSEDLGGSKVHNTISGNAHFHAENEEQVLNDVRRLLGYLPQNYEEKAPMVDYLEEDDHYRPDLTEVIPFDAIRPYDVRVVIDQVVDKDSFMEIHAGFAKNIVVGFARINGESVGLVCNQPKVMAGGLDIDSSDKTARFIRLCDSFNIPIITFEDVTGFFPGIKQEHGGIIRHGAKILYAYSEATVPKITVITRKAYGGAYVALNSKSIGADIVYAWPNAEIAVMGPQGAANIIFAREINESENPDAKRQEKIDEYRDKFANPYVAASRGMVDDVIDPRETRIKLIQALEMLRNKKEERPRKKHGNIPL; the protein is encoded by the coding sequence ATGGATATTTTTGAGAAAATTAGTGAGTTGTATGATCGTCGTCGTGAAGTAGAACTTGGGGGCGGTGATGCACGTATTGAGAAACAGCATGAGAAAGGGAAATTAACAGCTAGGGAAAGAATTGATCTATTGCTCGACAAAGGAACATTTGTTGAAACCGATCCATTTATTGATCATCGTTGTGTTGACTTTGGCATGGCGAATCAACAAGGACCTGGCGAAGGCGTTGTCACTGGTTATGGGAAAGTGAATGGTCGTATTGTTTTTGTATTCTCACAAGATTTTACCGTTTTTGGCGGGGCATTAGGTGAAATGCATGCTTTGAAAATTTCTAAAATTATGGACCTTGCTGCGAAAAATGGTGCTCCAGTTATCGGTCTAAACGACTCAGGGGGAGCAAGAATTCAAGAAGGTGTTCTTTCACTTGATGGCTATGGACAAATTTTTTATCGGAATTCGATTTATTCGGGGGTTGTACCGCAAATTTCGGTTATTATGGGACCTTGTGCAGGTGGTGCTGTATATTCTCCAGCAATTACAGACTTTGTATTCATGGTTAATAAAACAAGTCAAATGTTCATCACGGGACCAAAGGTTATTGAAACAGTAACAGGGGAAAAAATTTCATCAGAAGATCTTGGTGGTTCAAAGGTACATAATACAATTAGTGGTAATGCTCATTTCCATGCGGAAAACGAAGAGCAAGTGTTAAATGATGTTCGTCGTTTACTTGGTTATTTGCCACAAAATTATGAGGAAAAAGCACCAATGGTTGATTACTTAGAAGAAGATGATCATTATCGTCCAGACTTAACAGAAGTGATTCCGTTTGACGCCATTCGCCCTTATGATGTTCGAGTTGTCATTGACCAAGTTGTCGATAAAGACTCATTCATGGAAATTCATGCGGGATTTGCGAAAAATATTGTTGTAGGTTTTGCCCGTATTAATGGTGAATCTGTTGGATTAGTATGTAATCAGCCGAAGGTGATGGCAGGTGGATTAGATATTGATTCATCTGATAAAACAGCACGGTTTATTCGTTTATGTGATTCTTTCAATATACCAATTATCACGTTTGAGGATGTTACAGGCTTCTTCCCAGGAATTAAACAAGAACATGGCGGTATTATTCGTCATGGGGCAAAAATTCTTTATGCCTATTCAGAAGCTACTGTTCCGAAAATTACAGTAATCACTCGTAAAGCTTATGGTGGCGCTTATGTGGCATTGAATAGTAAGTCAATCGGCGCAGATATTGTGTACGCATGGCCGAATGCGGAAATCGCTGTAATGGGTCCACAAGGGGCAGCAAATATTATTTTTGCAAGGGAAATAAATGAAAGTGAAAATCCTGATGCTAAACGTCAGGAAAAAATTGATGAATACCGCGATAAATTTGCAAACCCATATGTTGCTGCTTCACGCGGAATGGTCGATGATGTTATCGATCCGCGTGAAACAAGGATTAAGCTTATTCAAGCGCTTGAAATGCTTCGCAACAAAAAAGAGGAAAGACCTCGCAAGAAGCATGGAAATATTCCATTGTAA
- the pabB gene encoding aminodeoxychorismate synthase component I, which translates to MQTKNTETKKPILSFEFKSAAGELQPLTFSNPDKIIVANTVEEVLPCLQIIQDAVQNGYYAAGFLSYESAAAFNKAVRTKQRNTMPLLWFGLFSEPEYHSLTSTGTYHVEKWQSSVNMEEYESAISTIKQYIESGDTYQVNYTIRLHSEFQGDDLAFFEKLKKAQTANYCAYINTGEHSILSTSPELFFHLKDGNITTKPMKGTAKRGYSCIEDEEIANSLYHSEKNRAENVMIVDLLRNDLGMIAETGTVNVAKLFEIERYPTVHQMTSTITAKVAPNKELIVILKALFPCGSITGAPKIRTMDIITELETAPREVYCGAIGFITPTKEAIFNVPIRTVIIDQYSGEATYGVGGGITWDSTVEGEYNEILAKASFLDKEQPPFQLLESLLLSEGEYFLLEEHLNRLQNSADYFSFQYKLKDIKNSLLEFANQNNNGKLKIRLLLTRNGEIEMEGVPITQSKTPLKVALADQPISKENPFLYHKTTNRDVYTRFQKQHPEVYDVLLWNENKELTEFTNGNVVLEIDGVMWTPPVSSGLLAGTFRDTLIKNGQIHEKTITIADLKVCTKIWFINSVRKWLEVQII; encoded by the coding sequence ATGCAAACAAAAAATACAGAAACGAAGAAACCTATCTTATCATTTGAATTTAAAAGCGCAGCAGGAGAACTTCAGCCACTTACATTTAGCAACCCAGATAAAATTATTGTTGCTAACACTGTCGAAGAGGTATTGCCTTGCTTACAAATCATTCAAGATGCTGTACAGAATGGCTATTATGCCGCTGGTTTTCTGTCATATGAGAGTGCCGCGGCATTTAATAAGGCTGTTCGTACTAAGCAAAGGAATACAATGCCATTATTATGGTTTGGACTATTTTCAGAGCCAGAATATCATTCGCTAACTAGCACAGGTACATATCATGTTGAGAAATGGCAGTCTTCTGTGAATATGGAGGAATACGAATCGGCAATTTCGACTATTAAACAATATATTGAAAGCGGCGATACATATCAGGTGAATTATACGATTCGCCTTCATTCCGAATTTCAAGGTGATGATCTTGCTTTTTTTGAAAAACTAAAAAAAGCACAAACTGCCAATTATTGTGCTTATATTAATACAGGAGAGCATAGTATTTTATCTACCTCACCTGAACTATTTTTTCATTTAAAAGATGGTAACATCACGACAAAACCGATGAAAGGAACAGCGAAACGAGGATATTCATGCATAGAAGACGAAGAAATCGCAAATTCTCTTTATCATTCAGAAAAAAACCGTGCTGAAAATGTAATGATTGTTGATTTACTTCGCAATGACTTAGGTATGATAGCTGAAACAGGTACAGTAAATGTTGCGAAGCTGTTTGAAATCGAACGGTATCCTACCGTGCATCAAATGACATCAACAATTACTGCCAAAGTTGCACCTAATAAAGAGCTTATTGTTATTTTAAAAGCACTTTTTCCTTGCGGATCGATTACAGGTGCTCCAAAAATCCGTACAATGGACATTATTACCGAGTTAGAAACAGCGCCACGCGAAGTATATTGTGGTGCGATTGGTTTTATAACACCAACAAAGGAAGCAATCTTTAATGTCCCGATAAGAACAGTAATCATCGACCAATATTCAGGAGAAGCAACTTATGGTGTTGGCGGTGGGATTACTTGGGATTCAACGGTGGAAGGTGAATATAACGAAATTCTTGCAAAAGCGAGTTTCCTTGATAAAGAGCAACCTCCATTTCAATTACTAGAAAGCTTGCTGCTAAGCGAAGGTGAATATTTTTTATTAGAAGAACATCTTAATCGCCTGCAAAACTCGGCAGATTATTTCAGTTTCCAATATAAATTAAAGGATATCAAAAACAGCTTACTTGAGTTCGCCAATCAAAATAACAATGGCAAGCTAAAGATTCGGCTTCTTCTAACAAGAAATGGAGAAATAGAAATGGAGGGTGTTCCAATTACACAGTCAAAAACACCTTTAAAGGTCGCACTTGCTGACCAACCAATATCAAAAGAAAATCCATTCCTTTATCATAAAACAACAAATCGAGATGTTTATACTAGGTTTCAAAAACAACATCCTGAAGTTTACGATGTACTTCTGTGGAATGAAAATAAAGAGCTGACAGAGTTTACGAATGGGAATGTCGTTTTGGAAATCGATGGCGTAATGTGGACACCACCAGTAAGCAGCGGTTTATTGGCGGGTACATTTCGCGACACCTTAATAAAAAATGGACAAATTCATGAAAAAACAATAACGATAGCTGACTTGAAAGTATGCACGAAAATTTGGTTTATCAATAGTGTGCGAAAATGGCTTGAAGTTCAGATTATTTAG